The genomic segment CAGCGCTCCAGATTGCCGCTGTTGCGGTTGATGAAATCCGGCGAGGTGAAGGTCGGCCCCCGGGTGTTGTTCTGGATGTGGTCGAGGCCGTACATCAGGTCGGCGAACACCTGGCCGCTGTCGCTGAAATGCCAGGTGCCACGGGTGTAGCCGTCGTAGTTTTCCTTTTGCGTCTGGATCGTCCAGTAGTCGTTGTAGACCTGATCGGTGCGGCAACGACCGCTGCTGTTGGTGAGTTTGTTATCGAACACGCCCTTATAGGCGCTGCATCCCGGGCCCAGGTAATTGCCGCTGCTCAGGTCACGCCGATAACCGACATCCGCCAGAGGACTGCTCTGCATGAAGCCGCGATCATCCGCCCAGATAGGGTCGCGGCGGGTCAGTTCCAGGCCGAACAGGCCGTCAAAATCGCCCCAGGTGCCGCCGCCGCTGAGTTGCAGCCGCTGATTTTCACCGCCACCGCGCTCGCTTGTACCGCCCTTCAGGTTGACGTCGATGCCGTTCATTTTGTTCTTGAGGATGATGTTGACCACCCCGGCAATCGCGTCGGAACCGTAGACCGCCGACGCACCGCTGCTGAGAATTTCGATGCGATCGATGATCGCCGAGGGGATGTTTGCCAGGTTGGTGAAGTTGACCTTGCCGTCGTACGGCGTCGGGTAATCCGCGACGCGCCGGCCATTGATCAACACCAGCGTGTGGTTAGGGCCAAGGCCGCGCAGGTTGAGGGCGCTGGCGGCGGGCTGCCAGGTGTTGCCATAGTCTTCGCCCTGGGTCATGCCGGTGTTCTGGGTCTGGGTCGCCAGCGCGTCGTAGACGTTTTTGTAGCCTCGGGCTTCCATTTCTTCATGGGTGATGACGTTGACCGGCGTGGCGCCGTCGGTTTGTGATCGGGCGATGCGCGAGCCGGTGACGGTAACTTTTTCCATGCGGTAATCGGCGCTGCTGGCAGGGGCCGCCGCTGCGCTGACTTTGGCTGCAACAGGGGCCTGGTGCACCGTCAGGCCCTGCTCGCTGTGATCGACTTGCAGGCCACTGCCCTGAAGGGCTTTTTCCACCGCTTGCTGGCTGCCCAACGCGCCCCGGATCGCCGCGCTGCGTTTGCCCTGCACCAGGTTCTGGCTGAAGGAAATCGGTACGCCGGTTTGCCGCGAGATGTCCAGCAGCACCTCGTCCAGCGGGCCGTTGGCGATGTCGAAGGTGAACACCGGGGACGCGGCGTCGGCGGCCAGCGTCAGCGCCGGGCACAGGCCGATCACCAGTGCGGCGGCCAGGGTCAGTCGGGGTAATTGTTGTTTGAATGAGAACATCGAAGGGTTTCCCTGTTGAAGGCATCTGCAGGGAATGAGCAGTGGGACGAAGGTTTTTATAGGGCGCTGATTAGGCCAAGAAGTTATGGTTTTATAACCGGGTGCGCCGTCAATGCTTCCACAGTGGTTTTGTGTTTGGCGGCGGTGTTTAGCGCGCCTCGATACCGACCCAATACGCGCTGTGGTAAATCACCTGTATCGGCAACGAATGCGCCAGCAACTGTAAGGTGCGGTCACTGTCGTCCAGCGGATAAATGCCACTCAAACGCAAATCCGCGACATCCGGGCTCAGCCGAATGATGCCTCGTCGATAACCGCGCAAACTGTCGATGACCTCGCTCAATGGCCGATCACGGACTTCTAGCCGGCCTTGGGTCCAAGCACTTTCATGACCCTGGGTGCGTTCCAGGGCAAGGATGTTGCTTTCGTCGAACAGCAGGCTCTCGCCCGCCTCCACCACTTGCCGTGCACCGCCGCGTGTCACCACTTCGACCTGGGAATGCACCATCACCAGCCGCGTCGAGTCCTCGCCACGCTGCACCAGAAATCGGGTGCCCAGGGCGCGCATTCGACCGTGCTCGGTCTCCACCACAAAGGGGCGCGTCGGGTCTTTGGCCACGTCCACTAGCAATTCGCCGTCGCGCAATTCCAGCAATCGCTGACGTGCATCGAAGCGGTTGATCACCCGGCTGCGGGCATTGAGGGTCAGCGCACTGCCATCCTCCAGCGTGAAATCCCGACGCTCGCCAGTGCCGGTGTACAGCTCGCCACTTTCAGGCCACACGCCATAACGGCGCCCCAACAAACCCGCCACCACCGCCAGCCCCAGCACACTCAAACTGCCACTGACAAAACGCCGGCGACTCGACGGCGCATTCAGGCTGTGCAGCAGGCTTTGGCTGGGCAGGCCGCGCAAGGCGTTGCTGCGCAACACGTTCAAGCCGCCACTCATCTGTTCGATCACTTGCCGGTGCCTGGGGTCCGCCGCCTGCCACGCTTCGAATGCCGCACGCTCCTGCGCGCTGACATCGCCCGATTGCAATAGCGCCATCCACTGCGCGGCTTCGTCGACCACCGTCTCATCCGGCCGAGGCAGGCTCATGGCAGGGCCACCGCCTGATAGCAACGTTTGAAGGCATCGGCCATGTATTGCTGCACACGACTGGTCGATACCCCGAGGCGTTCGCCGATTTCGCTGTACGTCAGGCCGTCGAGCTGATGATAGAGAAAGGCTGCCTTGGCCTTGGCCGACAAGCCATTGAGCAGCCGGTCCACCGCCAGCAGCGCCTCGATCACCAACGCACGATCCTCCGGGGACGGATGCACCAGCGCCGGTGCCAGGGCCAGGCTCTCCAGGTAAGCGCGCTCCAGATCCTGCCGCCGCCAACCTTCGTACACCAGACGCCGGGCGATGGTGGTGAGCAAGGCCCGGGGTTCGCGAATGGCCAGCGGATCGGGCAATGCGAGCACCCGCAAAAACGTTTCCGAGGCAATGTCTTGCGCACTGTGGGGGCAACCCAGCGTGCGGCTGACGGAGCTGCACAGCCAGTGATAGTCCTTTTGGAACATCTGCCCGATCAGTTGGTAATGCGGGTTCTGATTCGCACCCATGCCTTGCTCCCTCATGAAGCAGGTCCGACCTGCTTCGACTCTCTGTCGTTCTGCCGGGATCTGCGGCATCTGATTAACCCGACTCTCTACATTTCACCTGTAGGAGCTGCGGCGAGGACTTTGCTACAAGGTTGGATACAATTGAAGTAATAAAAAAATAGTATCTGCTAACTATCAGGAATAAGCGGGAACCGTGCGGGCTGACACAAGCGTTGATCTCGATCAGTGGTCTACCACCGCGCTATCTCTACTATCGCGCTTCCATCGCAAGCCAGGGACGGCTCATCGGGAGCCTCAGGCCAAAACGTTCAAGGAAGACCCCCATCATGCGTTCACTGAAAATCATTGTGCTGGCATCGGCGTTCAACGGCCTGACCCAACGAGCCTGGCTGGAATTGTGTCAAGCCGGACACGCTCCCAGCGTGGTGCTGTTCACCAACGAAGACGCCGTGTGCGAGCAGATCGAACACAGCGGCGCCGACCTGGTGATCTGCCCGTTCCTCAAGGACCGCGTGCCGCAGCAATTGTGGAGCAACCGCCAGCGCCCGGTGGTGATCATCCATCCGGGCATCGTCGGCGACCGTGGCGCCAGCGCCCTCGACTGGGCAGTCACCAACGAGTTGGAGCGCTGGGGCGTCACCGCGCTGCAAGCCGTCGAAGAAATGGACGCCGGTCCGGTCTGGGCCACCTGCGAATTCAACCTGCCACAAGGCCTGCGCAAATCCGAGCTGTACAACGGCCGGGTGAGCGATGCGGCGATGCGTTGCATTCGCGAAGTGGTGGAAAAATTCATCGCAGGTGCAGCGCCGGTGCCGCTGGACTACAACCTGCCCACGGTGCGGGGGCGCTTGCAGCCCAACATGACCCAGGCCGACCGCACCTTCAGCTGGCACGATTGCGCCCGCTTCATCAAACGCTGCATCGACGCCGCCGACGGCCAGCCCGGCGTGCTGGCAAGTCTGGCCGGGGGTCAGTACTACGTGTATGACGCGCATCTGGATACGCGCAGCGGCATGCCGGGGCAGATTCTGGCGGTGCACGATGATGCGGTGCTGGTGGCTGTTGGTGATCGCAGTCTGTGGATCGGCTCGTTGCGGCGCAAACCACTGCCTGGCGAAGAAACCTTCAAGCGCCCGGCGCGCCATGTGCTGGGCGATCAACTGCGCGAAGTGCCGGTGCTCGACTGGTCAATCGCCTCACAGCCGTTCAACGTCGAGGCGTATCAACCGATCCGCTATCGCGAGTCCGGACTGGTCGGCGAACTGACCTTCGAATTCTACAACGGCGCCATGAGCACCGAGCAGTGCCAGCGGCTGGTGCAGGCGCTGCAATGGGCCAAGGCGCGGGACACACAGGTGCTGCTGATCAAGGGCGGACGCGGCAGTTTTTCCAACGGCGTGCACCTCAATGTGATTCAGGCGGCCGCCGTTCCAGGGCTTGAAGCCTGGGCCAATATCCAGGCCATCGACGACGTCTGCCAGGAACTGCTTGAGGCTCGGCAACTGGTGGTTTGCGGCCTGACCGGCAGCGCCGGGGCCGGTGGCGTGATGCTGGGGCTGGCCGCCGACATTGTCTTGGCCCGCGAGGGCATCGTGCTCAATCCGCACTACAGGACCATGGGTCTGTACGGCTCCGAATACTGGACCTACAGCCTGCCCCGTGCAGTGGGTCAGGCGATGGCGGAAAAACTCACCGAAGACTGCCTGCCCGTCAGCACCCGCCAGGCGTTGCACATGGGCATGGTCCAGGAGATCGGGCCGCGCTGCCCGGACGAGTTCAGTCTGTGGTTGTTGCAGCGGGCCAATGGTGTGCTGAGTGATCCGGCCTATGCGGCGGTGCGCGAACGCAAGCTGCTGCGGGATGATCAGTTGATGCAGCACTGCCGCAATGCGGAGTTGCAAGCGATGGAACAGGACATGGTCCACAACCGCAAACAGTTCGCCGAGAAGTGCCGCAATTTCGTGTTCAAGCGCAAGGCATGCGGGACGCCACAGCGGCTGGTGGCGGATTGGGCGCGGGTTCAAGAGGTTGATCTGGCGGTCTGATTTGCGGTGCTGCTGAGGGCCCCTTCGCGGGCAAGCCCGCTCCCACAGGGGATTTGCTGGGAACATAGCTTTTGTGAACGGCAACATTCAAATGTGGGAGCGAGCCTGCTCGCGAAAGCGATCTGTCTGAAATATCAAGGGTGAATGGGCCGCCGTCTTCGCGGGCAAGCCCGCTCCCACAGGGGATTTGCTGGGAACACAGCTTTTGTGAACGGCAACATTCAAATGTGGGAGCGAGCCTGCTCGCGAAAGCGATCTGTCTGAAATATCAAGGGTGAATGGGCCGCCGTCTTCGCGGGCAAGCCAGCTCCCACAGGGGATTTGCTGTGAACACAGCTTTTGTGAACGGCGCAAATCCAGTGTGGGAGCGGGCTTGCCCGCGAAGAACGATAACGCGGTATCAGGGTTGTAATAACAACGCCACCAGCGCCGTCCACCCGGTCTGGTGACTGGCCCCCAACCCGCGCCCGGTCTCGCCGTGAAAGTACTCATGGAACAACACCAGATCGCGGCTGTACGGATCGGCCTGTAACTGCGGGTACGCCGCCATCGACGGTCGATTACCCTCTTCATCACGCAGAAACAGCCGGGTCAGCCGCTGGCCCAGACTGTCCGCCACCTCTTCCAGCGACGCCAGAAATCCTGACCCCGTCGGGTACTCCACAGAGAAATTCTGATCGTAGTAACGATGAAACTCGCGCAGCGCCTCGATCAGCATGTAATTGATCGGCATCCACACCGGCCCGCGCCAGTTGGAATTGCCACCGTACAGCCGCGACTCCGAGTCCCCCGGCTCGTAATGCGCGCAGAGCAGGCTGCCGTTGATCTGCATGCCGAAGGGTTGCTCGGCAAAGGCTTTGGACAACGAGCGAATACCGAATGGCGAGAGAAATTCGCTCTCGTCGAGCATGCGTTCGAGCAGGTTCTTGGTCCGTTCACCGCGCAACAGCGCCAGCAGCATGCGGTTGCCCTCCCCGGGTTCGGTCCAGCGTGACACCAGCGCTGCCAGATCAGGCCGGTGCGCCATGAAACCGAGCAGCCGTTCACGCAATCCGGGCAGGCCCTCGTGTTCGTGTTGCTCCAGCACCTGCACGGCGAACAACGGCATCAAGCCGACAATCGAACGCAGCCGCAGTGGCTCGTTGACGCCGTCGGGGCGGTGCAGCACGTCGTAGAAAAACTGATCCTTTTCGTCCCACAGCCCTTCGGCGTCGGAGTCGATTTTGTTGATCGCCCCGGCTATGTACAGAAAGTGTTCGAAAAACTTCACCGCAATGTCCACGTACACCGCATTACGCTTGGCCAGTTCCAGGGCGATGCGCATCAGGTCCAGCGCATAGGCCGCCACCCACGCCGTGCCGTCCGCCTGATCGAGTGCATAGCCCGGCGGCATGGCGGCCGAGCGGTCGAACAGCGCGATGTTGTCCAGCCCCAGAAAACCGCCCTGGAACAGGTTGCGGCCCTCGGCGTCCTTGCGGTTGACCCACCAGGAAAAATTCAACAGCAACTTGTGGAAGATCCGTTCCAGGAAGTCCAGGTCCCCGGTCCCGGTCAGCGCCTTGTCCTGCTGATACACCCGCCAGCACGCCCAGGCATGCACCGGCGGATTGGCATCGTCGAAGCGCCATTCATAGGCCGGCAACTGGCCGTTGGGGTGCATGAACCGGTCTTTGACCAGCAACAGCAATTGATGCTTGGCGAACGCCGGGTCGATCAGTGCAAACGCCACCGCCTGAAAACCCAGGTCCCACGAGGCGTACCACGGGTACTCCCAGGTGTCGGGCATCGACACGATGTCGAAATTCGACAGGTGCCGCCAGTGGCTGTTGCGCTTGTTTGCCCGCAGCGGCGGCGGTGCCGGTTGCGTCGGGTCGCCGTCGAGCCACTGATTGACGTCGTAGTAGTACAGCTGTTTGGACCACAGCAAACCGGCCAGGGCCTGGCGCTGCACATTTCGCGCATCGGCGTCAGAAATCCCCTGTTGCAGCGCCGCGTAGAATTGATCGGCCTCGCTGCGCCGCAGTTCGAACAGCGTGCGCGCACTCACCTGCGGGCTGCCGGCCGGGGCGAAGCGAAGGAACACGCTGCGGGTTTGTCCGGCTTCGAAGCTCAGGTCGAAATGCGCCGCGACCTTGGTTCCGCTGTCACGGCGAATGGCGTCGCTGACGCCATCGACCAGAAAGTCATTGATCCCGTCCTTGAATGGGCCGCTGGCCGGCACGCCATCGAGTTTGGGGAAGTTGCTCTGGTTTTCGCAGAACAGCCATTCGCAGCTGGCTTCCCCCCAGGCGCTGGCCTGTCGGTCCGCCACCCGCGGGTGCGAGGCCCACACCTGATCGACGTCCAGCATCAGGTTTGGCTTGTCTTCGTCGGCCGCCCAGCTCCAGGTGTTGCGCGCCCATAGTTGCGGCAGCACATGCAGACGCGCCGGTTGATCGGCACGGTTGTGCACGGTGATGCGCATGAAGATGTCGTCTGCCGTGTGCTTGGCGTATTCCACGGTCACGTCGAAGTAACGGTTGTCGTCGAACACCCCGGTATCGAGGATTTCGTACTCGGTATCGGCCAGGCCGCGACGGGCGTTTTCGGCGAGCAAGTCAGCGTAGGGAAAGGGGGCCTGCGGGTATTTGTAGAGCATGCGCATGTAGGCGTGACTCGGCACGCCATCGGTGAAGAAATACAGCTCCTTGACGTCTTCGCCGTGATTGCCTTCGCCGTTGTTCAGGCCGAACAGGCGCTCCTTGAGAATCGGGTCGTGGCCGTTCCACAAGCCCAGTCCCAGGCACCAGTGCTGGGCCTTGTCGGAGAAACCCGCCAGCCCGTCCTCGCCCCAGCGGTAGGCGCGGCTGCGGGCGTCGTCATGGGGAAAATAGCGCCAGGCGTCGCCATCGCTGCTGTAGTCCTCGCGCACTGTGCCCCACTGGCGCTCGCTCAGGTACGGGCCCCACTCACGCCAGCCTTGGGCCTCGCTGCCGGCCAGGCGCTGGCCTTCTGAGGTCTGGAGGATGTTCGCGACGGGTTTTGCAGTCATGGGGCGATCCGTTGAGGCGAGAGACGGTTGCAGTGTAGTGCGCACGTCCGGGCAGGAATGTGAAAACTGTGACACCTGTTGACCCGCACAATTCCGGCTGACTTTGTAGGAGTGGGCGGGGGCGGGTTTCAGGGCCGCAGGCCGGGATTTGGCATTTGCGTCCTCAAGGTTGCCCCGGCCTGTGCTGGCGGATCGGCTAATCTGCTGGAATAACAAAACCACTCAGGTAATCCCCGTGAGGCAGACCACAGCAGCTTTCCGCGCGCGTTATCGGGCCGATATCCATCAGCGCTACAACCCGTGGCTGCACGGCAGTTTTGTGCTGCTGTTCGGCCTGCTGGCCATTGGCGGGTTCTGGCAGACCGTGCACCAGGTGCAACCGCTGGAATGGCTGGCGGTGCCGGTGAGCCTGTTGCTGTTCAATCTGGGTGTGTACGTGGTGCACCGGCATCTGGGCCATCACAAAAAAAGTTACGCGCGAATGTTCTACGCCCGGCATGCCGGCGACCATCACAGCTTCTTCGCCCCCGGCTACATGACCTACGACAGCGCCCGGGATTTTCGAGTGATCCTGTTTCCGGCGTGGCTGATCGTCCTGCATACGCTGGTGATCACCCTGCCCCTCTGGTGGCTGGTTGCCCGCGTCAATGTCAACGTCGCCGGCTTGTTCGGCGGCTGCATGGTCCTGGGTTATCTGATGTACGAGGTGTTTCACGCCTGCGAGCATCTGCCGCCCGGCAACCCGGTGTCGCGGCTGCCGTGGATTCGCCACATGCGTCGCCTGCACGAACTGCATCACCGCCGCGAACTGATGCAGGAGCGCAACTTCAATATCGTGTTTCCGCTGATGGACTACCTGTTCGGCACCCTGTACTGGGAGCCGGAAACGCCGCCCCTCACTCTGACGAGAATGCCCATGACCCGTCTGCAGCATCAGATCGACATCGCCGGTAATCCGATCGCCGTGCTCGCCTACGCCAGCACGGTGACCTGCTGGCCGCAGTGGCACCCTTCATCACTCAAGGTCGATGGCCAGGGTGGGCCGCTGCATGCCGGCTCACGGTTCGAAGAAGACATTCGCGCCGGGGGGCGCGCCGGGCACCTGAGCTGGGAGGTCGAGGAGTACTTGCCGGGGCGCCGCTGGATCGCCCGGGCGCGGGGCGATCACGGACTGTCGCTGGTGGTCACCTACGAGTGCGAAGCGTGCGACAGCGGCACGCGGTTTGTCCGCACGCTGGACTATCAGTTCGCCAGCCTGGGAATGCGCATTGCCAATCAGCTGCTGCTCAAGCGACGAATCGATCAGGAGTCGGCCGATTCGCTGCGGGCGTTGCGGGAGATGGCGCAAAAACATCTGATGACGATGACTTGGGGACAGTCCGATACCGATTATCCAGCATGAAGTTGCGGTAACTATGTACCACCTGCGGCCAGGGCAATACGCCTCAAATGGACATCCCGGCAAGGATCAGTTCCTTGCCCCATCTGAGTCCATAAACCATGACCGATACATTTTCAGCACTCCCCCTGGTGGGGACTGCGCACCGCCTTGAGTCTCTGCCGCTCCTGCATCTGCGAGACCAGAACCTGGCCCTCGATGCCGCGAGCCGGTCCTTCAACAGTCGTCAGCAGTTGCACGCACTGATGGCCAATACGCCCACCGTCAGCGAAACAATCTATCTGTTGCTCAAGCAGGAACTGCAGGTGGACGCCAACTCGGCCGGCCTGAATTTCCCGCCCGCCAATGGCCGACCCGCGACGTTCGTCAGCCTGGCGAACGCCTTTGCCTACGTATTGCAATACCCGCACATAGACGCCTCACTCGATCAACAGTGCGTGTCGGTCGGTCTCGACAGCAAGCACCCGCGGTTCAACAGTGGCGCCGTGGAGTGGCTGCAGACGTTCAAGACACTGGACTTCGATGAGTTTCTCAAGGAGCGCTGGAGCACCTACTGGAACAGCCGTGCGCCCCGCTCCCCGTTATCGTGCCGTGCCCAGGTCGCCCAAGCGTACAGTGAACATGTCGACGCCTGCGCCGACCAGGCATTCGCACTGGGGCAGATGGATGCCGCGCAGTTGGCCCTGATGCGCAGGGTTGTCGATCCGGCGCAGGAGCCAGTAAACGACGTCCCGCCCCTCGTCACCGAGCAACTGGCCTTGAAGCGCTCTGACGACAGCCGCATCAAATTGCCCGGGAGCTGGGTCCTGACCGTCGCCACCGCGCGCAACGAAGAACAACTGCTGTACCTGGCGTCCCGCAAACCGGCCCTGCACCGGTTCAGACTGCGCTCGGAAATGGAGCAATGGCTAATTGACCCGCAACAGCAATTGATCCCCGACAACCCGCTGGTCAATGGCACCCGCGTCGAATACACGCTGGACTCACAACCGCTGAAAAACGGCATCGAACAACTGTTGCTCCATGCCTATGAGATTCAGAGAGAAAGCCTGCGCAACGGCCATTTCAACGGTCATGGCAAGAGCCTGGTCGAGTATGGTCCCCACGCGATGGACAATGCCGACCTGTTCGACCGTCAGCGCCGCACCACACCGCTGTTCGCCCTGCCGTCGACCTTACAGGTGGACGAGGAGGACATCACACCTGAACCCTTCGGCAATCTGACGCCCGATATCGACCTCAACAGCCGTCTGGCATCGGTCAGGCAACAACAGAACGCACTGGAGGCCGTGCTTGGGGACGCGGTTCAGGGAGCCCCGGACACTGCTCGGCTCGCCGCCCTCCAGGCCTCATTCGACGCGCTGGATAAAGCCGAGCAGGAGGCCTATGCCGCCGCAACCGGCCTGCTGGAAAAGACCGATCCCTCGCAGTGGCTTGATCTGCGCCGCCAGCCAAACCCGTATTACACCGCCCTGCAACTCGCCCGACTGACCGGGCTGCGCGCCGAAGCGGCCCTGCAACGGGCGCTGGGACAGATCGATCAGACCGAACACGACTGGGTGGTTGCCGTCCTCGATACAGCGCATTGGGCCAGCCGCACCCTTGATGTCAGCGTCGCCACCCTGTACCTGCCCAACCCCGAACCGGACAATGCCAGCGACCTGCCGCAAACGGGAGAGTTGTCCGGTGCTTTGCTGATCGCCCCCGCGGCCGTGCTGCGCGATCGTCTTGCCCCGCAAAGCGTGCTGCTGTACTGGCCCGGCAAGGGCGGTGGTTTGCAGCGGTTTGCTTCACGCCAGGTGCTGGAGCAATCACTGCTGAAGATCCAGCCTGACGAAGCGCATCAGACCGTCGAATTCAAGGAGCTGCTCAACACACCGTTTATTTACAGCCTCGATAGCCAACTGTATGGCGCCGAGCAAGCCGCGACTCGCCTGATAAAACGCTACCCTGCCCGAACCGCTGGCGGGCTGCGCGTCAGCGAGCTGGAAAAACTGCGCGAATACACCCTGCACACGCTGCTGGTGCCGGTCCATGCGGCCCGATCCATGGCCTTTGCCATGATCCTGGAACAAATCAACAGCAGTCGCCTGGCCGGGGCGCCACCCGAGTGGCTCAACGACGTGACGCAAGAGCAGCGCGTGGACATCAAGGCGCTGATCGAGGCGTACATCGTCGCCATGCGCCGTTCCCATCAAGTGTTCGAACGCCATGTACCCACCTACGAGGACTTCAGCAGACCTCGCCTCCATGACCGGCTACGCAGCGATTTCAACCTGCACGGACGCTTCAACGTTCAGTTGAACCTGCCCGACTCGGTCACCACTGAACGGGTCCTGATCAGCGAGCATGCAGGCCCGGGCACGCCCTTCAAGCTTGAGAAAAAGCCGGGCAAACAACGCAGCACGCTCTCTCTGCTGGATGTGATGATGCGCAACGTCGATCCCGAGCTGTCTGAACGCCTTTATTTCCTTCAGGTCGAGGCCACAGCCGAGAATCGCATCGAACTGGCCACCTTGCGCAGCAGAATCACAGCGTCCTACGTGATCAAGCTGGCCGCCAGCCTGGACCTGCCACAGCACTATGAAAACCTGATCCGTCATGCATTCATGGGGAACAGCGACGAGCCGGTTTTCGAGACGCAATACCGCCAGGAAGCCCTGAGCGAACCAGTGCGCCTGCTGCTCCGATTGCAAGGCCGGTTCGCCCGTCTGCAACGCGCCACCAACGCAACCATCGGTATTAGCGACGCAGGCCTGGCCATTCTTGATACGGCCATCGACGCCGACACCGCGCAGGACTGGCAAGCCAACGGCAAACGCATCCGCCTGGTGCCTGCGTCCCTCAGCGCAGGAGGAAGAGATACCGGCAATTTTTCAACCGGCCTGAGCGGCGTCACCTTCATCGAAGAACAGGTTGGGGGATTGACGCTGCTCTATCTGCCGGACAGCCCCGACAACGTTCCCCTGCGCGAATACGCAAGCCTTGAGCTGGCCCGCCTGGCGCTCTTCAACCTGACGCTGAAGCCGGACATGCAGCGCTACCTGGCTGGACGCGCCCTGCTCGGCGACTTCCATGCCCATGTGGCGCGGATCACTCAAGCCCACCTGAAAAACTTCGACGCCATGATCGCCACGGGCCTGGCCTGGCCGTCCCACACGTCACTGACCCGCCATCTGCTGCACGCTCGCATGGGCCGCATGATCGAAGCCCTGCGTGCCACCTCGCACTCCAACGCCAGCCTTGACATGGAACGCCGGACGTTGGAGTACGGCATGGTGTTCCAGTACCTGAGAATCGCCTTGAGCCTGGTCCCGTTTGCAGGAAGTGCCATCGCCCTCTACGACGCCTGGACCAGCATCAACCTGGCCACCTCTGCCTTCCTGCGCGGCGATGCGGTCAAAGGGCTGGAACAAGTGGAAGCCACCCTCTTGTCATTCATCGACGCGGCCATGGACATCCTGCCCGGGTCTGTAAACGCGCCGGCAGCCGCTCGCCTGCTGACCCGCCAGCGCCAGTTCAGAACGCTGTCCAAAGGTATTCGCAGCGCCCGGGTCCCGGCCAGTCGGGCGGCACGGGCAGGCGTGGAGCGTTTCAAGGGCTACGAGTACGAGCAGGCAATATCCCTGACGGGCCTGCAACCCGAAACACACGGTCTCTACCGCCATGTCTATCGCCACCCATTGGGTGACTTCGTTGTCAGCCAGGGCCGTATCTATCAGATCGAACTGAGCGGCGCCCCCCAGACCTGGCGGCTGAGCGGGACGCGAACGCGCACCTATAAACAGCCCATTACCCTGGATGAAGCCGGAGAATGGAATACCCATGGCGCGGTGTTTGGCGTACTGGTTGACGGCGGTCTGGCGGGGGGCGGTAGCGCCCTGCGACATATGGCGGATGTGCTGGACCCGATCTGGCCGCTGGCCATTCGTGAGCGCTTGCCGAACTGGTGGACCAACACCGCCGCCAGGCGCATGGAAGCC from the Pseudomonas sp. N3-W genome contains:
- a CDS encoding FecR domain-containing protein translates to MSLPRPDETVVDEAAQWMALLQSGDVSAQERAAFEAWQAADPRHRQVIEQMSGGLNVLRSNALRGLPSQSLLHSLNAPSSRRRFVSGSLSVLGLAVVAGLLGRRYGVWPESGELYTGTGERRDFTLEDGSALTLNARSRVINRFDARQRLLELRDGELLVDVAKDPTRPFVVETEHGRMRALGTRFLVQRGEDSTRLVMVHSQVEVVTRGGARQVVEAGESLLFDESNILALERTQGHESAWTQGRLEVRDRPLSEVIDSLRGYRRGIIRLSPDVADLRLSGIYPLDDSDRTLQLLAHSLPIQVIYHSAYWVGIEAR
- a CDS encoding sigma-70 family RNA polymerase sigma factor, translated to MGANQNPHYQLIGQMFQKDYHWLCSSVSRTLGCPHSAQDIASETFLRVLALPDPLAIREPRALLTTIARRLVYEGWRRQDLERAYLESLALAPALVHPSPEDRALVIEALLAVDRLLNGLSAKAKAAFLYHQLDGLTYSEIGERLGVSTSRVQQYMADAFKRCYQAVALP
- a CDS encoding hydrogenase maturation protein, which codes for MRSLKIIVLASAFNGLTQRAWLELCQAGHAPSVVLFTNEDAVCEQIEHSGADLVICPFLKDRVPQQLWSNRQRPVVIIHPGIVGDRGASALDWAVTNELERWGVTALQAVEEMDAGPVWATCEFNLPQGLRKSELYNGRVSDAAMRCIREVVEKFIAGAAPVPLDYNLPTVRGRLQPNMTQADRTFSWHDCARFIKRCIDAADGQPGVLASLAGGQYYVYDAHLDTRSGMPGQILAVHDDAVLVAVGDRSLWIGSLRRKPLPGEETFKRPARHVLGDQLREVPVLDWSIASQPFNVEAYQPIRYRESGLVGELTFEFYNGAMSTEQCQRLVQALQWAKARDTQVLLIKGGRGSFSNGVHLNVIQAAAVPGLEAWANIQAIDDVCQELLEARQLVVCGLTGSAGAGGVMLGLAADIVLAREGIVLNPHYRTMGLYGSEYWTYSLPRAVGQAMAEKLTEDCLPVSTRQALHMGMVQEIGPRCPDEFSLWLLQRANGVLSDPAYAAVRERKLLRDDQLMQHCRNAELQAMEQDMVHNRKQFAEKCRNFVFKRKACGTPQRLVADWARVQEVDLAV
- a CDS encoding MGH1-like glycoside hydrolase domain-containing protein, with the translated sequence MTAKPVANILQTSEGQRLAGSEAQGWREWGPYLSERQWGTVREDYSSDGDAWRYFPHDDARSRAYRWGEDGLAGFSDKAQHWCLGLGLWNGHDPILKERLFGLNNGEGNHGEDVKELYFFTDGVPSHAYMRMLYKYPQAPFPYADLLAENARRGLADTEYEILDTGVFDDNRYFDVTVEYAKHTADDIFMRITVHNRADQPARLHVLPQLWARNTWSWAADEDKPNLMLDVDQVWASHPRVADRQASAWGEASCEWLFCENQSNFPKLDGVPASGPFKDGINDFLVDGVSDAIRRDSGTKVAAHFDLSFEAGQTRSVFLRFAPAGSPQVSARTLFELRRSEADQFYAALQQGISDADARNVQRQALAGLLWSKQLYYYDVNQWLDGDPTQPAPPPLRANKRNSHWRHLSNFDIVSMPDTWEYPWYASWDLGFQAVAFALIDPAFAKHQLLLLVKDRFMHPNGQLPAYEWRFDDANPPVHAWACWRVYQQDKALTGTGDLDFLERIFHKLLLNFSWWVNRKDAEGRNLFQGGFLGLDNIALFDRSAAMPPGYALDQADGTAWVAAYALDLMRIALELAKRNAVYVDIAVKFFEHFLYIAGAINKIDSDAEGLWDEKDQFFYDVLHRPDGVNEPLRLRSIVGLMPLFAVQVLEQHEHEGLPGLRERLLGFMAHRPDLAALVSRWTEPGEGNRMLLALLRGERTKNLLERMLDESEFLSPFGIRSLSKAFAEQPFGMQINGSLLCAHYEPGDSESRLYGGNSNWRGPVWMPINYMLIEALREFHRYYDQNFSVEYPTGSGFLASLEEVADSLGQRLTRLFLRDEEGNRPSMAAYPQLQADPYSRDLVLFHEYFHGETGRGLGASHQTGWTALVALLLQP
- a CDS encoding SRPBCC family protein, yielding MRQTTAAFRARYRADIHQRYNPWLHGSFVLLFGLLAIGGFWQTVHQVQPLEWLAVPVSLLLFNLGVYVVHRHLGHHKKSYARMFYARHAGDHHSFFAPGYMTYDSARDFRVILFPAWLIVLHTLVITLPLWWLVARVNVNVAGLFGGCMVLGYLMYEVFHACEHLPPGNPVSRLPWIRHMRRLHELHHRRELMQERNFNIVFPLMDYLFGTLYWEPETPPLTLTRMPMTRLQHQIDIAGNPIAVLAYASTVTCWPQWHPSSLKVDGQGGPLHAGSRFEEDIRAGGRAGHLSWEVEEYLPGRRWIARARGDHGLSLVVTYECEACDSGTRFVRTLDYQFASLGMRIANQLLLKRRIDQESADSLRALREMAQKHLMTMTWGQSDTDYPA